The following coding sequences lie in one Synechococcus sp. PCC 7336 genomic window:
- a CDS encoding tocopherol cyclase family protein, which produces MLEFPFAPSASPRQVPHAGYHGTNRSQHFFEGWYFRVTLPQEGQSFAFMYSIEDPGGGSDRSGGTVQVLGPQDELAWRSLPNVNGFWGDRDRLALGHWGQVVAGMVPPHQLLPAGEFFRRVRSGYQVSDRLNQGCFWEPQRGEWVRWLYRVEPLYSYGGLQPEATMGWLSYLSVFEPGWQILMAMGRATGWVEWRGRRHEFERAPAYAEKNWGGAFPLKWFWLHCNAFEDQPQIALTCAGGLRKLLWQTEAVGTASLSWGDRCYRFMPKDSQIRWSVAPWGRWEFEAVRDGDRLLLRGSVDRPATAVMVPTASGMRYACWDTTQGELELQLWRESEDCWELVLEARSRLAGLEVGGDRWDESWTHQT; this is translated from the coding sequence ATGCTCGAGTTCCCGTTTGCCCCCTCTGCGAGCCCCCGACAGGTGCCTCACGCAGGCTACCACGGCACTAACCGATCGCAGCATTTCTTCGAAGGTTGGTACTTTCGCGTCACGCTGCCGCAGGAGGGCCAGAGCTTTGCCTTTATGTATTCGATTGAAGATCCCGGTGGAGGCAGCGATCGCAGTGGGGGCACTGTCCAAGTGTTGGGGCCGCAGGACGAGCTGGCCTGGCGATCGCTACCCAATGTGAATGGATTTTGGGGCGATCGCGATCGGCTAGCGTTGGGCCATTGGGGGCAGGTTGTTGCTGGGATGGTGCCTCCCCATCAACTCCTGCCCGCCGGAGAATTTTTCCGGCGAGTCCGATCGGGATATCAAGTCAGCGATCGCCTCAACCAGGGGTGTTTTTGGGAGCCGCAGCGGGGGGAGTGGGTGCGCTGGCTCTACCGGGTCGAGCCGCTGTATAGCTATGGCGGGCTGCAGCCGGAGGCCACGATGGGCTGGCTCTCCTATCTGTCCGTATTCGAGCCGGGCTGGCAAATTTTGATGGCGATGGGTCGGGCGACGGGATGGGTGGAATGGCGGGGGAGGCGGCACGAGTTCGAGCGCGCACCGGCCTATGCCGAGAAAAATTGGGGCGGAGCGTTTCCCCTCAAGTGGTTTTGGCTCCATTGCAATGCTTTCGAAGACCAACCTCAGATCGCCCTCACCTGTGCGGGGGGACTGCGGAAGCTGTTGTGGCAAACGGAAGCCGTCGGCACGGCCAGCTTGTCTTGGGGCGATCGCTGCTATCGGTTTATGCCCAAAGATAGTCAGATTCGCTGGAGTGTAGCCCCTTGGGGGCGTTGGGAGTTTGAGGCGGTACGAGACGGCGATCGCCTGCTATTGCGCGGCAGTGTCGATCGTCCTGCCACTGCTGTAATGGTGCCTACCGCCTCGGGTATGCGCTATGCCTGCTGGGATACAACCCAGGGGGAGTTGGAGCTGCAGTTGTGGCGAGAATCGGAGGATTGTTGGGAATTGGTGCTAGAGGCTCGCAGTCGGTTAGCCGGTTTGGAAGTGGGGGGCGATCGTTGGGATGAGAGTTGGACGCACCAGACCTAA
- a CDS encoding tRNA-(ms[2]io[6]A)-hydroxylase, producing the protein MDEPVTVSIERSHPEVDSRIRFLLQPTRSGWVEQAIANLDTILLDHSHCERKAASAALNLMFRYPSSAKLVRMLTAIAREELEHFEQVNGWLDKRGISLAPLNAPPYGGKLKAQVRRQEPERMLDFLLVCGLIEARSHERLGLLGQYCPEPELAAFYRGLMASEARHYGIYWVLADTYFERPVVNARLTALAAVESEILSSLHPEPRIHS; encoded by the coding sequence ATGGATGAACCCGTGACTGTCTCGATCGAGCGATCGCATCCCGAAGTCGATTCCCGCATTCGATTTTTACTGCAGCCTACGCGCAGCGGGTGGGTGGAACAGGCGATCGCCAACCTAGACACAATTCTGCTCGATCATTCCCATTGCGAGCGCAAAGCTGCCAGTGCCGCCCTCAATCTCATGTTTCGCTATCCCTCCAGTGCAAAACTGGTGCGCATGCTGACGGCGATCGCCCGCGAAGAGCTGGAACATTTCGAGCAAGTTAATGGCTGGTTAGACAAGCGCGGCATATCGCTGGCACCCCTAAATGCGCCCCCCTACGGTGGCAAGTTAAAAGCGCAGGTGCGTCGCCAAGAACCCGAGCGCATGCTCGACTTTTTGCTCGTTTGCGGCTTAATTGAAGCTCGCAGTCACGAGCGATTGGGCTTATTGGGACAATATTGTCCCGAGCCAGAATTGGCTGCGTTTTATCGCGGCTTGATGGCATCCGAGGCGCGACATTACGGCATTTACTGGGTGCTAGCCGACACCTATTTCGAGCGCCCAGTTGTCAATGCTCGCCTCACAGCATTAGCGGCTGTGGAAAGCGAGATTCTCTCCAGCTTGCATCCCGAACCCAGAATTCACAGCTAG
- the glgA gene encoding glycogen synthase GlgA codes for MKILFAAAEAAPIAKVGGMADVVGTLPPVLRQQGLDVRIIMPFYGFLWLREELADCVKQGPIWTARVMDSTCNIYKTVLPETDVPLYLVEHYAFAPHRIYSGEDEPWRFTFFANCVAEFAWNYWWKPNILHCHDWHTGLVPAWMRETSDIGTVFTIHNLAYQGPWRWMLDRMTSLPWYFDARNTMAAGIAYADQVTTVSPTYAREICRPEQGEDLDGLLSSLGLRLHGILNGIDRDRFNPETDATLAKPYSLDTLELRAANKAALQADASFNPNPNAFLLGIVSRLVEQKGIDLALQALERFLAYSDAQLVILGSGNPYYEGKLQELSDRWGDRVTFFCGFDAQLAQRIYAGADAFLMPSRFEPCGISQMIALRYGCVPIVRRTGGLVDTVSHHSPIEGTGTGYCFDRYEGLDLYTCMVRAWEGFQYKDAWRALQQRGMAQDFSWARSARDYIKVYGYIMGLDLLEMLSNSSPEAVTLT; via the coding sequence ATCAAAATTTTGTTTGCTGCCGCCGAGGCCGCCCCGATTGCAAAAGTGGGGGGAATGGCCGATGTCGTGGGTACCTTGCCCCCCGTATTGCGCCAGCAAGGCTTGGATGTTCGCATTATCATGCCCTTCTATGGCTTCTTATGGCTGCGGGAGGAGCTTGCGGACTGCGTCAAGCAAGGGCCAATTTGGACCGCCCGGGTGATGGATTCCACTTGTAATATTTACAAAACGGTATTGCCCGAAACCGACGTCCCCCTCTATTTGGTCGAACACTACGCCTTTGCCCCGCACCGCATCTACTCTGGCGAAGACGAGCCCTGGAGATTTACGTTTTTTGCCAATTGCGTGGCCGAATTTGCTTGGAACTACTGGTGGAAGCCGAATATCCTCCACTGCCACGATTGGCACACCGGTCTAGTGCCGGCTTGGATGCGAGAGACCTCCGATATCGGCACGGTTTTTACGATTCACAACTTGGCCTATCAAGGGCCGTGGCGCTGGATGCTCGATCGCATGACCTCACTGCCCTGGTACTTTGACGCTCGCAACACCATGGCTGCAGGGATTGCCTATGCGGACCAAGTCACTACTGTCTCGCCCACCTATGCCCGCGAAATTTGTCGTCCCGAGCAGGGGGAAGATTTGGATGGGCTGCTCTCTTCGCTTGGGCTGCGCTTGCACGGCATTCTCAATGGCATCGATCGCGATCGGTTCAACCCCGAGACCGATGCAACTCTCGCAAAACCCTACAGTCTCGACACTTTGGAGCTGCGGGCTGCCAATAAAGCAGCGCTGCAGGCCGATGCTAGCTTCAACCCCAACCCCAACGCCTTTTTGCTGGGAATAGTCTCGCGATTGGTAGAGCAGAAGGGTATTGACCTAGCCTTGCAGGCATTGGAGAGATTCTTGGCCTATAGCGATGCCCAACTGGTTATTCTCGGCAGTGGCAATCCCTATTACGAAGGCAAACTGCAGGAGTTAAGCGATCGCTGGGGCGATCGCGTCACCTTCTTCTGTGGATTTGATGCCCAATTAGCCCAACGCATCTACGCTGGAGCCGATGCTTTTCTCATGCCCAGCCGGTTCGAGCCTTGCGGCATTAGCCAAATGATTGCCCTCCGCTATGGCTGCGTACCGATTGTGCGACGGACGGGTGGCTTAGTGGATACGGTGTCCCACCACAGTCCGATAGAGGGGACGGGGACGGGCTACTGTTTCGATCGCTACGAGGGCCTAGATCTCTATACCTGTATGGTGCGGGCTTGGGAAGGATTTCAATATAAGGATGCTTGGCGGGCACTGCAGCAGCGGGGCATGGCACAGGACTTTAGCTGGGCGCGATCGGCTCGGGACTACATCAAAGTCTACGGCTACATTATGGGGTTAGATTTGCTGGAGATGCTGTCCAATTCGTCGCCGGAAGCTGTCACGCTGACTTAA